Proteins encoded together in one Immundisolibacter sp. window:
- the rpsO gene encoding 30S ribosomal protein S15, whose amino-acid sequence MSLNVEKTADLVKSYGRTANDTGSVEVQVALISARLDQLNDHFKLHRQDHHSRQGLLRLVAQRRKLLDYLKRCDSGRYRTLVERLGLRR is encoded by the coding sequence ATGTCGCTTAATGTCGAAAAAACAGCCGATCTGGTGAAGTCCTATGGCCGTACTGCCAACGACACCGGGTCGGTCGAAGTCCAGGTGGCGTTGATCTCGGCGCGCCTTGACCAACTCAACGATCACTTCAAGCTGCACCGCCAGGATCATCACTCGCGCCAGGGTTTGCTGCGCTTGGTGGCCCAGCGGCGCAAGCTGCTCGATTACCTGAAGCGTTGCGACAGTGGCCGTTATCGGACGCTCGTCGAGCGGCTCGGTCTACGCCGCTGA